The Dissulfurirhabdus thermomarina genome includes a region encoding these proteins:
- the rplS gene encoding 50S ribosomal protein L19, with the protein MDRLRRLEYEEMRMDIPEFRPGDTVRVHVKIQETEEKERIQVFEGVVIGRQGGGLNETFTVRKISYGVGVERIFPLHSPRIEKIEVAAKGRARRAKLYYLRGLRGKAARQKIRERRP; encoded by the coding sequence ATGGACAGGCTGCGCCGGCTCGAATACGAAGAGATGCGCATGGACATCCCGGAGTTCCGCCCCGGTGACACCGTGCGCGTCCACGTCAAGATCCAGGAAACGGAAGAAAAGGAACGCATCCAGGTCTTCGAGGGGGTGGTGATCGGCCGCCAGGGCGGGGGCCTCAACGAGACCTTCACCGTCCGGAAGATCTCCTACGGGGTCGGCGTGGAGCGGATCTTCCCCCTCCACTCGCCGCGCATCGAGAAGATCGAGGTGGCGGCCAAGGGCCGGGCCCGCCGGGCCAAGCTCTACTACCTCCGGGGCCTGCGCGGCAAGGCCGCCCGCCAGAAGATCCGGGAGCGCCGTCCCTGA
- a CDS encoding ribonuclease HII encodes MGRGAAAGPPGLFPEAPRAGVPTLAWEARFREQGLDPVAGVDEVGRGCLAGPVVAAAVILPPGIELPGVRDSKTLPPGARRRLDAEIRSAALGVALGQAGPEEIDRMNILRASLLAMARAVEALRPRPRALLVDGNQGVPCALPQKTLVGGDGRSLSIAAASIVAKVHRDRLMEEWDRRFPCYNFAGHKGYATREHRAALRRHGPCPIHRRSFRGVAG; translated from the coding sequence ATGGGGCGCGGGGCGGCCGCCGGCCCGCCGGGCCTCTTCCCGGAGGCGCCCCGGGCCGGCGTTCCCACCCTGGCGTGGGAGGCCCGCTTCCGCGAGCAGGGCCTCGACCCGGTGGCCGGGGTGGACGAGGTGGGCCGCGGGTGTCTCGCCGGGCCCGTGGTGGCCGCGGCGGTCATCCTGCCGCCCGGCATCGAGCTGCCCGGCGTCCGGGATTCCAAGACCCTCCCGCCGGGTGCCCGGCGCCGGCTCGACGCCGAGATCCGGTCCGCGGCCCTGGGGGTGGCCCTGGGCCAGGCCGGCCCCGAAGAGATCGACCGCATGAACATCCTCCGGGCCTCGCTCTTGGCCATGGCCCGCGCCGTGGAGGCGCTCCGGCCGCGGCCGCGGGCCCTCCTGGTGGACGGCAACCAGGGCGTCCCGTGCGCGCTGCCCCAGAAGACCCTGGTGGGGGGCGACGGGCGGTCGTTGTCCATCGCCGCCGCCTCCATCGTGGCCAAGGTCCACCGGGACCGCCTCATGGAGGAATGGGACCGGCGGTTTCCGTGTTACAATTTCGCCGGGCACAAGGGGTACGCCACCCGGGAGCACCGGGCGGCCCTCCGGCGCCACGGCCCCTGCCCCATCCACCGCCGGTCCTTCCGGGGAGTGGCCGGGTGA
- a CDS encoding YraN family protein has product MTVPRDPRHRLGRASEALAADFLRRHGYRILERNYRAACGEVDLVAEDGDCVVFVEVKARRTAACGDPREAVTPRKQRQVVRTAECFLQERGWLHREVRFDVLAVSLDGEAARVEHIPWAFDADCRG; this is encoded by the coding sequence GTGACGGTCCCCCGCGACCCGCGCCACCGCCTGGGCCGGGCCTCGGAGGCGCTGGCGGCGGACTTCCTTCGCCGGCACGGCTACCGGATCCTCGAGCGGAACTACCGCGCGGCCTGCGGCGAGGTGGACCTCGTGGCCGAGGACGGCGACTGCGTGGTCTTCGTGGAGGTCAAGGCCCGGCGGACGGCGGCCTGCGGCGACCCCCGGGAGGCCGTGACCCCGCGCAAGCAGCGCCAGGTGGTGCGAACGGCGGAGTGTTTCCTCCAGGAACGGGGCTGGCTCCACCGGGAGGTGCGCTTCGACGTCCTCGCGGTCAGCCTGGACGGGGAAGCGGCCCGGGTGGAGCACATCCCCTGGGCCTTCGACGCGGACTGCCGGGGATAG
- a CDS encoding CBS domain-containing protein — MQTRARDIMTAPPLTVREETPVTEFARRLLEHRINGMPVVDAAGRLVGVATEGDLVDQCKRLHIPTMLTLLDAVIYLESPRQFERDLRKMAAATVGEICTRDPVTVDEDAALEEVASLMSERKVYTLPVLKDGELVGVIGRSDVVRSLVRGAAGAGD; from the coding sequence ATGCAGACGAGGGCCAGGGACATCATGACCGCTCCGCCCCTCACGGTGCGGGAGGAGACCCCGGTGACGGAGTTCGCGCGCCGTCTCCTGGAGCACCGGATCAACGGGATGCCGGTGGTGGACGCCGCCGGCCGGCTGGTGGGGGTGGCCACCGAGGGCGACCTCGTGGACCAGTGCAAGCGCCTCCACATCCCCACCATGCTCACCCTGCTCGACGCCGTGATCTACCTCGAGAGCCCCCGGCAGTTCGAGCGGGACCTCAGGAAGATGGCCGCCGCCACGGTGGGGGAGATCTGTACCCGGGACCCCGTGACCGTGGACGAGGACGCCGCGCTGGAGGAGGTGGCCAGCCTCATGTCCGAGCGCAAGGTCTATACCCTGCCGGTCCTGAAGGACGGAGAGCTGGTGGGCGTCATCGGCCGGAGCGACGTGGTGCGCTCCCTGGTCCGGGGGGCCGCCGGGGCGGGCGATTGA
- a CDS encoding FmdE family protein, with translation MATETFQDPAFPALLEESVRIHGHLCPGQVLGVRLAMLGLRLIGVADPKGADRKSFVVVVEIDRCATDAIQSVTGCSLGKRSLRWMDYGVMAATFVRTDTGAAWRVVAREEARDLAARYCPEIDDKYCRQLEAYKRMPDAELFRVQEVEVTLPECDLPGRPLRRVQCAGCGDYVQDCRDVAVDGRVLCRACAHGGYYRVKAG, from the coding sequence GTGGCCACGGAGACCTTCCAGGATCCGGCCTTTCCGGCGCTGCTGGAGGAGTCCGTCCGGATCCACGGCCACCTCTGCCCGGGGCAGGTGCTCGGGGTCCGGCTGGCCATGCTGGGCCTCCGGCTCATCGGCGTCGCGGATCCGAAGGGGGCCGACCGGAAGTCCTTCGTGGTGGTGGTGGAGATCGACCGCTGCGCCACCGACGCCATCCAGTCCGTCACCGGCTGTTCCCTGGGCAAGCGATCCCTCCGGTGGATGGACTACGGGGTCATGGCCGCCACCTTCGTCCGGACCGACACGGGGGCGGCGTGGCGCGTGGTGGCGCGCGAGGAGGCCCGAGACCTGGCCGCGCGTTACTGCCCCGAGATCGACGACAAGTACTGCCGCCAGCTCGAGGCCTACAAACGGATGCCCGACGCGGAGCTCTTCCGCGTCCAGGAGGTGGAGGTGACGCTTCCGGAGTGCGACCTCCCCGGTCGTCCCCTGCGCCGTGTCCAATGCGCGGGCTGCGGCGACTACGTCCAGGACTGCCGCGACGTCGCCGTGGACGGGCGGGTGCTCTGCCGGGCCTGCGCCCACGGCGGCTACTACCGGGTCAAGGCGGGCTAG
- a CDS encoding molybdopterin-binding protein — protein MAMKKVRVEEAVGMVLPHDLTEIRPGGVKGPAFRKGHVVTEADIPHLKRIGKNHVYVLELGPEELHEDEAALLMAEAVAGEGVEYDRRPSEGKVGFRATREGLLEVDREGLLALNLLGDVMLATRHTHTVVRPGEPLGAGRAIPLVVPRSVVDRAVAVARERGGLLRVRPWVIRSAAVVVTGQEVFEGRIRDAFGPVLTDKLRRFGVEVRSVRLAPDDVGAIRAEIERALAAGAGLVFCTGGMSVDPDDVTRTAIREAGATDVVYGSPVLPGAMFLAARIGEVPVLGIPACGMYFRTTVLDLVLPRVLAGDRLTRADIAALGHGGFCLGCKPCRYPVCPFGKG, from the coding sequence ATGGCCATGAAGAAGGTGCGGGTGGAGGAGGCGGTGGGCATGGTGCTCCCGCACGACCTCACGGAGATCCGGCCCGGCGGGGTGAAGGGGCCCGCCTTCCGAAAGGGCCACGTGGTCACCGAGGCCGACATCCCCCACCTGAAGCGCATCGGGAAGAACCACGTCTACGTCCTCGAGCTCGGCCCCGAAGAGCTGCACGAGGACGAGGCCGCCCTCCTCATGGCCGAGGCCGTGGCCGGGGAGGGGGTGGAGTACGACCGCCGGCCATCGGAGGGGAAGGTGGGCTTCCGGGCCACCCGGGAGGGCCTCCTGGAGGTGGACCGGGAGGGGCTCCTGGCCTTGAACCTCCTCGGCGACGTGATGCTCGCCACCCGGCACACCCACACCGTGGTCCGGCCCGGGGAGCCCCTGGGCGCCGGCCGGGCCATCCCCCTGGTGGTGCCCCGGTCCGTGGTGGACCGGGCGGTGGCCGTGGCCCGGGAGCGCGGGGGGCTCCTCCGCGTCCGGCCCTGGGTGATCCGATCCGCCGCCGTGGTGGTGACGGGGCAGGAGGTCTTCGAGGGCCGCATCCGCGACGCCTTCGGCCCGGTGCTCACGGACAAGCTCCGGCGGTTCGGGGTGGAGGTCCGATCGGTGCGGCTCGCCCCGGACGACGTCGGCGCCATCCGGGCCGAGATCGAGCGGGCCCTGGCCGCCGGCGCCGGCTTGGTCTTCTGCACCGGGGGCATGTCCGTGGACCCGGACGACGTCACCCGGACGGCCATCCGGGAGGCGGGGGCCACCGACGTGGTCTACGGCTCGCCGGTGCTCCCCGGGGCCATGTTCCTCGCGGCCCGCATCGGCGAGGTCCCGGTCCTGGGGATCCCGGCCTGCGGCATGTATTTCCGGACCACGGTGCTCGACCTGGTGCTCCCCCGGGTGCTCGCCGGCGACCGGCTCACCCGGGCCGACATCGCGGCCCTCGGCCACGGCGGCTTCTGCCTCGGGTGCAAGCCGTGCCGGTATCCGGTCTGCCCCTTCGGGAAGGGATGA
- a CDS encoding YggT family protein, with product MFVLSNFLAALASVVDVALTLYMWVLIVAALVSWVNPDPYNPVVRFLYGATEPLLARVRRALRLQFGGVDLSPMVVILAIIFLRSFLVPTLQQLALQLR from the coding sequence ATGTTCGTCCTCAGCAACTTTCTCGCGGCGCTGGCCTCGGTGGTGGACGTGGCGCTCACCCTCTACATGTGGGTGCTCATCGTCGCGGCCCTGGTCTCCTGGGTGAACCCGGACCCGTACAACCCCGTGGTCCGTTTCCTCTACGGCGCCACCGAGCCCCTGCTCGCCCGGGTGCGCCGGGCCCTCCGGCTCCAGTTCGGCGGGGTGGATCTCTCCCCCATGGTCGTGATCCTCGCCATCATCTTCCTCCGGAGCTTCCTGGTGCCCACCCTGCAGCAGCTGGCACTCCAACTTCGATGA
- a CDS encoding DivIVA domain-containing protein translates to MSLTPSDILQRRFPKRFRGYDPAEVDAFLEEVARALTDAVREQNALKDRVAAYKAQLVALRKQERELRGALTSAHRLAEDMKAQAERDAELTLERARLDADRVVEERRRELFQIEEEIRGLRRLRREALLRIRGELEHYLALLEQGETLEGPAETPEADEARVPDVAPDAPPPEFFDLGASLGTGSAGAEDVGTDRTEALDFGLEPEAPEAPAEAAGEAVFLETSPAEAAAGTGEPAADAGKAEKDAGEPRGGDTPEAMAGTEPEDVADPAAAARAAASS, encoded by the coding sequence ATGAGCCTGACACCCAGCGACATCCTGCAACGGCGGTTCCCCAAGCGGTTCCGCGGCTACGACCCGGCGGAGGTCGACGCCTTCCTGGAGGAGGTGGCCCGGGCCCTCACCGACGCGGTCCGCGAGCAGAACGCCCTCAAGGACCGGGTCGCGGCCTACAAGGCCCAGCTCGTGGCGCTGCGGAAGCAGGAACGGGAGCTCAGGGGGGCCCTCACCTCCGCCCACCGCCTGGCGGAAGACATGAAGGCCCAGGCCGAGCGCGATGCCGAGCTCACCCTGGAGCGGGCCCGGCTGGACGCCGACCGGGTGGTGGAGGAACGCCGCCGGGAGCTCTTCCAGATCGAGGAGGAGATCCGGGGCCTCCGCCGCCTCCGCCGCGAGGCGCTGCTCCGGATCCGGGGCGAACTGGAACACTACCTCGCGCTCCTCGAGCAGGGGGAGACCCTGGAAGGGCCGGCCGAGACGCCCGAGGCGGACGAGGCCCGGGTGCCGGACGTGGCCCCGGACGCCCCGCCGCCGGAGTTCTTCGACCTGGGGGCGAGCCTCGGGACGGGATCGGCCGGGGCGGAGGACGTCGGAACGGACAGGACCGAGGCGCTCGACTTCGGCCTCGAGCCCGAGGCGCCGGAGGCCCCGGCGGAGGCCGCCGGGGAGGCGGTATTCCTCGAGACGTCCCCGGCGGAGGCCGCCGCGGGCACCGGGGAGCCGGCCGCCGACGCCGGGAAGGCGGAGAAGGACGCAGGAGAACCCCGGGGGGGCGACACCCCGGAGGCCATGGCGGGGACGGAGCCGGAGGACGTGGCAGACCCCGCGGCCGCGGCCCGGGCCGCCGCCTCGTCCTAG
- the nadC gene encoding carboxylating nicotinate-nucleotide diphosphorylase, which translates to MSRTAAEGPRADRLRPPEPEGVRAVVAAALAEDLGPGDLTTGLTVDPAAAGTAEIVAKEPVVAAGLFAAEAAFRLRDPAAVVDRRVAEGAEAAAGTVLLRVRGRLAAILEAERTALNFLQRLCGIATLTRAYVAAVAGLPARILDTRKTTPGLRLLEKYAVRAGGGHNHRFGLFDGILVKDNHIAACGGSVAEAVARARAGAPHTLKVEVEAADLDQLRAALDAGADAVLLDNMEVGMLAEAVRVARARRPGVLLEASGGVTLETVRRIAETGVDCVSVGALTHSARARDLSLRVVSAGRSD; encoded by the coding sequence GTGAGCCGGACCGCCGCCGAAGGCCCCCGCGCGGATCGGCTCCGCCCCCCGGAGCCGGAAGGGGTCCGGGCCGTGGTGGCGGCGGCCCTGGCCGAGGACCTCGGCCCCGGCGACCTCACCACCGGCCTCACCGTGGACCCGGCGGCCGCGGGCACCGCCGAGATCGTGGCCAAGGAGCCCGTGGTGGCGGCCGGTCTCTTCGCGGCCGAGGCGGCCTTCCGCCTCCGGGACCCCGCGGCGGTGGTGGACCGCCGCGTCGCGGAGGGGGCCGAGGCCGCGGCGGGAACGGTCCTTCTCCGGGTCCGGGGGCGCCTGGCCGCCATCCTGGAGGCGGAACGGACCGCCCTGAACTTCCTCCAGCGCCTCTGCGGCATCGCCACCCTCACCCGGGCCTATGTCGCGGCGGTGGCGGGGCTCCCGGCCCGCATCCTCGACACCCGGAAGACCACCCCGGGCCTCCGGCTGCTGGAGAAGTACGCCGTCCGGGCCGGCGGCGGCCACAACCACCGTTTCGGCCTCTTCGACGGCATCCTCGTCAAGGACAACCACATCGCGGCCTGCGGCGGCTCCGTGGCCGAGGCCGTGGCCCGGGCCCGGGCCGGGGCCCCGCACACCCTGAAGGTGGAGGTGGAAGCGGCGGACCTGGACCAGCTCCGGGCGGCCCTCGACGCCGGGGCGGACGCGGTGCTCCTGGACAACATGGAGGTGGGGATGCTGGCCGAGGCGGTGCGGGTGGCCCGGGCCCGGCGGCCGGGGGTACTCCTCGAGGCCTCGGGGGGCGTCACCCTCGAGACGGTCCGCCGGATCGCGGAGACCGGGGTGGACTGCGTCTCGGTGGGGGCCCTCACCCACTCGGCCCGGGCGCGGGACCTGAGCCTCCGGGTGGTTTCGGCGGGCCGGTCCGACTAG
- a CDS encoding valine--tRNA ligase — translation MPPEAAPSPLPKAYEFHDVEPRWSAAWQEARIFEARMEPGRPAFSMVIPPPNVTGVLHIGHALNNTLQDILVRYKRMDGYNTVWIPGTDHAGIATQNVVERQLAEEGLTRHDLGRERFIERVWQWKARSGGTIIEQLKRLGCSCDWSRERFTMDEGLSRAVREVFVRLYEEGLVYKGDYIINWCPRCHTALADIEVEHEPAEGRLWHIRYPLADGEGHVVVATTRPETLLGDTAVAVHPDDARYRHIVGRRVRLPLLDRLIPVIADPAVDPAFGTGAVKVTPAHDFNDFEMGRRHDLPSVTVLDEDARTTEAAGPYRGLDRYEARRRVLEDLAAAGLLEKEEPHAHAVGGCYRCKTVVEPYLSKQWFVRVGPLAERALRAVREGRTRIVPPSWERTYEEWMTNIRDWCISRQIWWGHRIPAWTCQGCGKVVVARETPERCPSCGGELAQETDVLDTWFSSALWPFSTLGWPDRTPELEVFYPTSVLVTSFDILFFWVARMMMMGLHFMGEVPFRTVYLHALVRDAEGQKMSKSKGNVIDPLTIMERYGTDAVRFTLAAFAAQGRDIKLAEDRIEGYRHFVNKVWNAARLVLANLDGTHPGEPGAAEDLPGLPERWILSRLDAVTREVRSALDAFDFDVAARTLYQFFWHEFCDWYLELAKPAFSGAEPERTASARAAALAVLDRSLRLLHPFMPFVTEELWHHLPGDRGFAAEAPYPEARPEWHDPEAEARIERLQAVVTGIRNARAELGIHPGARIQVLAAPHSETMEALLADQAGAVRALARVERLERLAGGAERPTGAATVILEDVELFIPLEGLVDVGEELRKLDKETAKLERELEKTRAKLANENFLSRAPAEVVAKEREKVTRFEARLAKIAVHRERLAALSG, via the coding sequence ATGCCCCCCGAGGCCGCCCCATCCCCCCTGCCCAAGGCCTACGAGTTCCACGACGTCGAGCCGCGCTGGTCCGCGGCCTGGCAGGAGGCCCGGATCTTCGAGGCCCGCATGGAACCGGGCCGGCCCGCCTTCTCCATGGTGATCCCCCCGCCCAACGTCACGGGGGTCCTTCACATCGGCCACGCCCTGAACAACACCCTCCAGGACATCCTGGTCCGCTACAAGCGGATGGACGGCTACAACACGGTGTGGATCCCGGGCACGGACCACGCGGGCATCGCCACCCAGAACGTGGTGGAGCGGCAACTGGCCGAGGAGGGGCTGACGCGCCACGACCTCGGCCGCGAGCGCTTCATCGAGCGGGTCTGGCAGTGGAAGGCCCGCTCCGGCGGCACCATCATCGAGCAGCTCAAGCGCCTCGGCTGTTCCTGCGACTGGTCGCGGGAGCGCTTCACCATGGACGAGGGCCTCTCGCGGGCCGTCCGTGAGGTCTTCGTGCGGCTCTACGAGGAGGGCCTCGTCTACAAGGGCGACTACATCATCAACTGGTGCCCGAGGTGCCACACGGCCCTGGCCGACATCGAGGTGGAACACGAGCCCGCCGAGGGACGCCTCTGGCACATCCGCTACCCCCTGGCCGACGGGGAGGGCCACGTGGTGGTGGCCACCACCCGGCCCGAGACCCTGCTCGGCGACACCGCGGTGGCGGTCCACCCCGACGACGCCCGCTACCGGCACATCGTCGGCCGCCGGGTGCGGCTGCCCCTCCTGGACCGGCTCATACCGGTCATCGCCGACCCGGCCGTGGACCCGGCCTTCGGCACGGGGGCCGTGAAGGTCACCCCCGCCCACGACTTCAACGACTTCGAGATGGGCCGACGCCACGACCTCCCCTCGGTGACCGTCCTCGACGAGGACGCCCGGACCACCGAGGCCGCCGGGCCGTACCGGGGCCTCGACCGCTACGAGGCCAGGCGGCGGGTCCTCGAGGACCTCGCCGCCGCCGGGCTCCTCGAGAAGGAGGAGCCCCATGCCCACGCGGTGGGCGGCTGCTACCGGTGCAAGACCGTGGTGGAACCGTACCTGTCGAAGCAGTGGTTCGTCCGGGTGGGGCCGCTGGCCGAACGGGCGCTCCGTGCCGTGCGCGAGGGGCGGACGCGGATCGTCCCCCCCTCCTGGGAGCGCACCTACGAGGAATGGATGACGAACATCCGGGACTGGTGCATCTCCCGCCAGATCTGGTGGGGGCACCGCATCCCCGCCTGGACCTGCCAAGGCTGCGGGAAGGTGGTGGTGGCCCGCGAGACGCCGGAGCGCTGCCCGAGCTGCGGCGGGGAGCTTGCGCAGGAGACCGACGTCCTCGACACCTGGTTCAGCTCGGCCCTCTGGCCCTTCTCCACCCTCGGGTGGCCCGACCGGACGCCGGAACTCGAGGTCTTCTACCCGACCTCGGTCCTGGTCACCAGCTTCGACATCCTCTTCTTCTGGGTGGCCCGGATGATGATGATGGGCCTCCACTTCATGGGGGAGGTCCCCTTCCGCACCGTCTACCTCCATGCCCTGGTGCGCGACGCCGAGGGGCAGAAGATGAGCAAGTCCAAGGGGAACGTCATCGATCCCCTGACCATCATGGAGCGCTACGGTACCGACGCAGTCCGGTTCACCCTGGCCGCCTTCGCCGCCCAGGGCCGCGACATCAAGCTGGCCGAGGACCGGATCGAGGGCTACCGGCACTTCGTGAACAAGGTCTGGAACGCGGCGCGCCTGGTGCTCGCCAACCTGGACGGAACGCACCCGGGGGAGCCGGGAGCGGCCGAGGATCTGCCGGGCCTCCCGGAACGCTGGATCCTCTCGCGCCTGGACGCGGTGACCCGAGAGGTCCGCTCGGCCCTCGACGCCTTCGACTTCGACGTGGCGGCCCGTACCCTGTACCAGTTCTTCTGGCACGAGTTCTGCGACTGGTACCTGGAGCTCGCCAAGCCCGCCTTCTCGGGGGCGGAACCGGAACGGACCGCCTCGGCCCGGGCCGCGGCCCTGGCCGTCCTGGACCGGTCGCTGCGCCTCCTCCACCCCTTCATGCCCTTCGTGACGGAGGAGCTCTGGCACCATCTCCCCGGCGACCGGGGTTTCGCCGCCGAGGCCCCCTACCCCGAGGCCCGGCCCGAGTGGCACGACCCGGAGGCCGAGGCCCGCATCGAGCGCCTCCAGGCCGTGGTGACCGGGATCCGCAACGCCCGGGCGGAACTCGGCATCCACCCGGGGGCGCGGATCCAGGTGCTCGCCGCGCCCCACTCCGAGACCATGGAGGCCCTCCTCGCCGACCAGGCCGGGGCCGTCCGGGCCCTGGCCCGGGTGGAACGGCTGGAGCGGCTGGCCGGCGGGGCCGAGCGCCCCACGGGGGCCGCCACGGTGATCCTCGAGGACGTCGAGCTCTTCATCCCGCTGGAGGGGCTCGTGGACGTGGGAGAGGAACTCCGAAAGCTCGACAAGGAGACGGCCAAGCTGGAGCGGGAACTCGAAAAGACCCGGGCCAAGCTCGCCAACGAGAACTTCCTCTCCCGGGCGCCGGCGGAGGTGGTGGCCAAGGAGCGGGAAAAGGTCACCCGCTTCGAGGCCCGGCTCGCCAAGATCGCCGTCCACCGGGAACGGTTGGCGGCGCTTTCGGGGTGA
- a CDS encoding PilZ domain-containing protein yields the protein MPERRKMPRYPLQLRVYMPEFDRWGRTSDVSIEGCHIHIDAPVSEGHVTDFMIELPVVGTVCLQGYVQHHNPGEGGFGMQFVQVRFAEEQGEFYTIFANFLKCVPHLEKIREYYDRLVETGRLRRCLPPGGEGAAGG from the coding sequence ATGCCCGAACGCCGCAAGATGCCCCGCTACCCCCTCCAGCTCAGGGTCTACATGCCGGAATTCGACCGGTGGGGCCGGACCTCCGACGTGAGCATCGAGGGGTGCCACATCCACATCGACGCCCCGGTCAGCGAGGGCCACGTCACCGACTTCATGATCGAGCTGCCCGTGGTGGGCACGGTGTGCCTCCAGGGCTACGTCCAGCACCACAATCCCGGCGAGGGCGGTTTCGGGATGCAGTTCGTCCAGGTCCGCTTCGCCGAGGAACAGGGCGAGTTCTACACCATCTTCGCCAACTTCCTGAAGTGCGTGCCGCATCTCGAAAAGATACGGGAGTACTACGACCGCCTGGTGGAGACGGGGCGCCTGCGCCGGTGCCTCCCGCCGGGCGGGGAGGGGGCCGCCGGCGGCTGA
- a CDS encoding prepilin peptidase yields MERAAPVLFAFAFGACLGSFANVCIHRLPAGASIVRPPSACPACGHAIAWWENVPLLSFVFLRGRCRGCGGRISWRYPAVEILCGVLGAALWLRFGPTPALAAYGLFCLGLVVVAFIDLEHRIIPDVVSLPGIAAGLLASPWLPGLSWIDAVLGALAGGGILYLVAWGYYLATGRLGMGGGDIKLLAMIGAFLGWQALPVVIFLSAAAGAVAGLAAMAARGGDRYMAIPYGPFLAAAAVVALFRGPELMAWYLGLLGG; encoded by the coding sequence GTGGAACGAGCCGCACCGGTCCTTTTCGCCTTCGCCTTCGGGGCCTGCCTCGGCAGCTTCGCCAACGTCTGCATCCACCGGCTGCCCGCCGGGGCCTCCATCGTGCGCCCCCCCTCCGCGTGCCCCGCCTGCGGCCACGCCATCGCCTGGTGGGAGAACGTGCCGCTGTTGAGCTTCGTGTTCCTCCGGGGGCGGTGCCGGGGGTGCGGGGGCCGCATCTCGTGGCGCTACCCCGCGGTGGAGATCCTGTGTGGGGTCCTCGGCGCGGCCCTGTGGCTGCGCTTCGGCCCCACCCCGGCCCTGGCCGCCTACGGCCTCTTCTGCCTGGGGCTCGTGGTGGTGGCCTTCATCGACCTCGAGCACCGGATCATCCCGGACGTGGTCTCCCTGCCGGGCATCGCGGCGGGGCTCCTCGCCTCGCCGTGGCTGCCGGGGCTCTCCTGGATCGACGCCGTGCTGGGGGCGCTGGCCGGCGGGGGGATCCTCTACCTCGTGGCCTGGGGCTATTACCTCGCCACAGGCCGCCTCGGCATGGGCGGCGGCGACATCAAGCTGCTCGCCATGATCGGGGCCTTCCTCGGGTGGCAGGCGCTCCCCGTGGTGATCTTTTTGAGCGCGGCCGCGGGGGCCGTGGCGGGGCTCGCCGCCATGGCGGCCCGGGGCGGCGACCGGTACATGGCCATCCCCTATGGGCCCTTCCTGGCCGCCGCCGCCGTGGTGGCGCTCTTCCGGGGGCCCGAGCTCATGGCCTGGTACCTGGGGCTCTTGGGGGGGTGA